From one Timaviella obliquedivisa GSE-PSE-MK23-08B genomic stretch:
- a CDS encoding zinc ABC transporter substrate-binding protein, producing the protein MLSLFRSKSRFIWEVTVLVCTLGLASCGTPSDTATQSEGSSETTTGAENAPSVVASYSVLCSMVEQVAANVLKPTCLISYDQDPHTYEATPSDRQAIEQASAVFYAGLNFEPSIIQMVEATNTAAPKIAVHEKAVNNVIEVKEEGDVEPDPHIWHDVENGTRMVKLIEQTLSAKDPANAKKYASNAATMIRELEQLDTWIPKQIATIPVNQRRLVTTHDAMSYYARAYGLTVEGTLLGISTEEEPTAAQVKTLSTGIKSVGVPTVFAELTSNDKVLRTVANESGVKISDDVLIADGIGKQGTPAGSYQGMLEYNTCTIVKGLGGKCTPFE; encoded by the coding sequence ATGTTAAGCCTTTTCCGCTCCAAGTCTCGTTTCATTTGGGAAGTAACCGTCTTGGTCTGCACCTTGGGTTTAGCCAGTTGTGGAACGCCTTCAGACACAGCCACCCAATCCGAAGGAAGTAGTGAAACAACGACTGGAGCGGAAAATGCTCCTAGTGTTGTGGCATCTTACAGTGTGCTATGCAGCATGGTTGAACAAGTTGCTGCTAATGTTCTAAAACCCACTTGTCTAATTAGTTACGACCAAGATCCTCATACTTACGAAGCTACCCCATCCGATCGTCAGGCAATTGAGCAGGCTAGTGCTGTATTTTATGCCGGACTCAACTTTGAACCCTCCATTATTCAAATGGTTGAGGCAACTAATACTGCGGCTCCCAAGATTGCTGTGCATGAGAAAGCGGTTAACAACGTGATCGAAGTTAAGGAGGAAGGCGACGTAGAACCTGATCCGCACATTTGGCACGATGTAGAAAATGGCACCCGCATGGTGAAATTGATTGAACAAACCTTGTCAGCAAAAGACCCTGCTAATGCTAAAAAATATGCCAGCAATGCAGCAACAATGATTCGCGAGTTGGAACAGCTAGATACCTGGATTCCAAAGCAAATTGCCACGATTCCTGTAAATCAGCGGCGGTTAGTCACGACCCACGATGCCATGAGTTATTACGCCAGAGCCTATGGCTTGACTGTGGAAGGGACGCTGCTGGGCATTTCAACGGAAGAGGAACCGACAGCGGCTCAAGTCAAAACATTGTCAACAGGCATCAAGTCAGTGGGTGTGCCGACGGTTTTTGCAGAACTGACATCCAATGACAAGGTGTTGAGAACAGTTGCCAATGAGTCTGGGGTCAAAATATCAGATGATGTCCTGATTGCGGACGGCATCGGCAAACAGGGAACTCCAGCAGGCAGCTATCAGGGCATGTTGGAATATAACACCTGCACCATTGTTAAGGGATTAGGCGGTAAATGTACACCTTTTGAGTAG
- a CDS encoding heavy metal translocating P-type ATPase gives MLYPSRLPQLAKKHSEAFAALLCGCLLLLGWMALHLGWIGLALLILPAAYVAGGYESAREGLTTLFKEKELDVDLLMIVAALGAAGLGLWRQEYYLIIDGAALILIFAISGALENYAMQRTDRSIRSLMSLTSDTAQVLRSGREVSVPIDQLELGDQIVVKPGELIPTDGLILEGFSTLNQAAITGESIPVEKTIGDEVFAGTLNGNGALKLKVHQLPESSLLRRVIRLVEQAQTETPPSQQFIERFEHGYARVIVVAGILLAVLPPFLLQWSWETTIYRALIFLVVASPCALMAAIMPTLLSGIANGARQGILFKNGAQLEQIGKVRAIAFDKTGTLTTGHLQVCKVIPAAEFSELAVLQIAAALESSSEHPIGAAIVQAAQALDWSRATEVQAYPGRGIAGSWQQRSVFVGTAGFVNQFVTHLPIELVQFANLLEQDGKTVVWVAQAQQAIGVIAIADQVRPEAARAIAQLKKLGIEQIIMLTGDNPRTAQSIAQAIGVDQVYAELLPEDKLHLIRQLQKQYKTVAMVGDGINDAPALAQASVGIAMGIAGSDVALETADIVLVADRLEKIAAAVKLGRRSHRVVKQNIVFAIGFIVLLIGVNFAGNITLPVSVVGHEGSTVLVILSGLRLLRN, from the coding sequence ATGCTTTACCCGTCGCGGCTACCCCAACTGGCAAAAAAACACTCCGAGGCTTTTGCGGCTCTCCTCTGTGGCTGCTTGCTGCTACTTGGATGGATGGCGCTACATCTAGGATGGATTGGACTGGCGTTGCTGATTCTGCCTGCGGCTTACGTGGCTGGAGGGTACGAGAGCGCCCGTGAAGGTTTAACCACGCTCTTCAAAGAAAAAGAACTGGATGTCGATCTGCTGATGATTGTGGCAGCTTTGGGAGCCGCAGGACTGGGCTTGTGGCGACAGGAATACTACCTGATCATTGATGGAGCCGCGTTGATTTTGATCTTTGCAATTAGTGGCGCATTGGAAAATTACGCGATGCAGCGCACCGATCGCAGCATTCGCAGTTTGATGAGTCTGACCTCTGATACGGCACAAGTGCTGCGATCGGGCAGAGAAGTATCGGTGCCGATTGACCAATTAGAGTTGGGTGATCAAATTGTGGTCAAGCCAGGAGAACTCATCCCAACTGATGGATTGATTCTGGAAGGATTTAGTACATTGAATCAGGCAGCGATCACAGGAGAATCGATTCCAGTGGAAAAGACGATCGGGGATGAAGTCTTCGCTGGAACGCTCAATGGGAATGGAGCGCTAAAACTCAAAGTCCATCAACTGCCAGAGAGTAGCCTGCTGCGGCGCGTGATTCGCTTAGTGGAGCAGGCACAAACAGAGACACCACCCTCGCAGCAATTCATTGAACGCTTTGAACATGGGTATGCTCGCGTCATTGTCGTGGCTGGAATATTGCTGGCAGTGCTGCCGCCTTTTTTGCTGCAATGGAGTTGGGAAACAACAATTTATCGGGCATTGATTTTTCTCGTCGTTGCGTCGCCCTGTGCGTTAATGGCGGCGATCATGCCGACGTTGCTATCGGGTATTGCCAATGGCGCGAGACAGGGAATTTTGTTCAAGAACGGCGCTCAGCTAGAGCAGATTGGCAAAGTACGGGCGATCGCCTTTGACAAAACAGGGACGCTCACCACCGGACATTTGCAAGTTTGTAAAGTTATTCCGGCAGCAGAATTTTCCGAATTAGCAGTTTTGCAAATCGCCGCTGCCCTAGAATCTAGCTCAGAGCATCCGATTGGGGCGGCGATCGTTCAAGCGGCGCAAGCATTAGACTGGTCACGCGCCACAGAGGTACAAGCATACCCTGGTCGAGGCATTGCAGGGAGTTGGCAGCAGCGATCGGTGTTCGTGGGCACGGCTGGTTTTGTGAACCAATTCGTCACTCATTTACCCATTGAACTGGTTCAGTTTGCGAATTTGCTAGAGCAAGATGGAAAAACCGTTGTCTGGGTGGCTCAGGCGCAACAGGCGATCGGGGTAATTGCGATCGCCGATCAAGTGCGACCCGAAGCAGCACGGGCGATCGCGCAACTCAAAAAGCTAGGCATCGAACAAATCATCATGCTGACTGGCGACAACCCACGTACCGCTCAAAGCATTGCTCAGGCGATCGGAGTCGATCAGGTTTATGCCGAACTGTTGCCAGAAGACAAGTTGCACCTCATTCGTCAACTCCAAAAACAATACAAGACGGTGGCAATGGTCGGCGATGGGATTAACGACGCTCCTGCCCTAGCTCAAGCCTCCGTTGGGATTGCGATGGGCATTGCTGGAAGCGATGTGGCGCTAGAAACCGCTGACATTGTGTTGGTGGCAGATCGGTTAGAGAAAATTGCGGCAGCCGTTAAGTTGGGGCGGCGATCGCACCGAGTGGTTAAACAAAATATCGTGTTTGCGATCGGTTTTATTGTGTTGCTGATTGGGGTTAATTTTGCAGGTAATATCACGTTACCCGTCAGTGTCGTGGGACATGAAGGATCGACAGTGCTGGTCATTTTGAGTGGGTTGCGATTGCTCAGAAATTAG
- a CDS encoding precorrin-8X methylmutase, translating into MMGQSFTIKELTDSVGSDITPRMVRHYHQLGLMPQPERSPSNYRLYTDQDVQRLQRIVALKQQGFQLSHIHKLLEAEPEAEQATLMIQLQQQYRTIIQQMAQLRQTASALEGLLGRDRHCQTTQAEVLSQLKLLEVETQTGLGGLEKLWHGLDAQVHAHPEAFQESLQRLLPDLSERSEIEVDLLSKLVLASGDVSLVPFVRLGNQAIAASRAAFSSSCHVVVDVPTVSAAIDRTRLAHLGCLMQTLIDNPHITSAAEAEQAFWRNHAWKDHLQQLPTGCVIAIGYAPSVLLAVCEAIHQRIIQPALVIGMPIGFSHAPAAKRQLMQSGIPFVTIEGTLGGGLLAATALNALVESLIEKPDCHCYLNQ; encoded by the coding sequence ATGATGGGTCAAAGTTTCACCATCAAAGAACTAACGGACTCGGTTGGCAGCGACATCACACCCCGCATGGTGCGGCACTATCACCAATTGGGATTAATGCCCCAGCCAGAGCGATCGCCCAGTAACTATCGCCTTTATACTGATCAGGATGTGCAGCGACTGCAACGAATTGTGGCACTCAAACAGCAAGGCTTTCAGCTTTCCCACATTCACAAACTACTGGAAGCGGAGCCGGAAGCGGAACAAGCCACGTTGATGATTCAACTTCAGCAGCAGTACCGCACCATCATTCAGCAAATGGCGCAACTGCGGCAAACGGCATCGGCACTAGAAGGACTATTGGGGCGCGATCGCCACTGCCAAACCACCCAAGCCGAAGTTCTGTCTCAACTCAAGCTGCTAGAAGTTGAAACGCAGACAGGATTAGGCGGATTGGAGAAACTTTGGCACGGCTTGGATGCCCAAGTTCATGCCCATCCAGAAGCCTTTCAGGAATCACTCCAGCGGTTGCTGCCTGATCTGTCCGAGCGATCGGAAATTGAGGTAGATTTGCTCTCCAAGCTGGTGCTGGCAAGTGGCGATGTTAGCTTAGTCCCATTTGTACGATTGGGAAATCAAGCCATCGCGGCTAGTCGCGCTGCGTTCAGTTCGAGTTGTCATGTGGTGGTGGATGTGCCAACGGTGAGTGCGGCGATCGATCGAACCCGACTGGCTCATTTGGGTTGTCTGATGCAAACGCTGATTGATAATCCTCACATCACTAGCGCTGCCGAAGCAGAACAAGCCTTCTGGCGAAATCATGCTTGGAAAGACCACTTGCAGCAACTGCCAACCGGGTGTGTAATTGCGATCGGCTATGCGCCATCAGTGTTACTGGCAGTCTGTGAAGCCATTCACCAGCGCATTATTCAACCTGCCTTAGTGATTGGAATGCCGATCGGTTTCAGCCATGCCCCGGCTGCGAAGCGTCAACTGATGCAGTCTGGCATTCCTTTTGTCACGATCGAAGGCACATTAGGGGGCGGGTTACTGGCTGCCACTGCGCTCAATGCGCTAGTAGAATCGCTCATTGAAAAGCCAGATTGCCACTGTTACTTGAATCAGTGA
- a CDS encoding zinc ABC transporter substrate-binding protein: MQIQRYQTWGSSLLALMFGILSACASSTPTRQTSPLTSTDTAATSTNLKVVATSSVLCDLTKTVAAETIDLTCLVKAGTDPHVYEPTPEDRKAIEDAQLVLYSGYDFEPSLIKLITASSSPAPKIAVGEVAVPKPLMGEHEHGHEEEHAEEEKSAEGEAHAEEEPDPHVWHDAQNGIEMVKVIQDSLTKAAPANSDLYAENAQALTAELTQVDGWIKSQIATIPTNSRKLVTTHDALGYYSAAYDIPVEGALQGISTEEKPTAARVKELTEEIKADGVPTVFAEITESTKLLETVAKEANVEISEQELFADGLGEAGSEGDTYPKMLVANTRAIVEGLGGQYTAFQPK, translated from the coding sequence ATGCAAATTCAGCGCTATCAAACCTGGGGAAGCAGCCTCCTCGCTCTAATGTTTGGCATCCTCAGCGCCTGTGCCTCATCCACGCCAACCCGCCAAACTAGCCCCCTGACTTCTACTGATACTGCCGCTACCAGTACAAATTTGAAAGTAGTTGCCACCAGTAGCGTTCTCTGTGATCTAACCAAGACCGTTGCCGCCGAAACCATTGATCTGACTTGTCTGGTCAAAGCAGGAACAGACCCCCATGTTTATGAGCCAACTCCAGAAGACCGCAAGGCGATCGAAGATGCCCAGCTTGTGCTTTATTCTGGCTATGACTTTGAACCGAGTTTGATCAAGCTCATTACAGCCTCTTCTAGTCCTGCCCCTAAAATTGCTGTGGGTGAAGTCGCGGTCCCCAAGCCTCTAATGGGTGAACATGAGCATGGGCACGAGGAAGAACATGCCGAGGAAGAGAAATCTGCTGAGGGAGAAGCTCACGCTGAAGAGGAACCTGATCCCCATGTTTGGCACGATGCCCAGAATGGAATTGAGATGGTGAAGGTGATTCAAGACAGTTTGACAAAAGCGGCTCCGGCAAACTCTGACCTCTATGCCGAAAATGCTCAAGCTCTGACCGCAGAACTGACTCAGGTTGATGGCTGGATTAAATCTCAGATTGCCACCATTCCAACAAACTCACGCAAACTGGTAACAACTCATGATGCCCTAGGGTATTACTCTGCGGCTTACGACATCCCGGTTGAGGGGGCATTGCAGGGCATCAGTACCGAAGAAAAGCCTACCGCCGCACGAGTGAAAGAATTGACAGAGGAGATTAAAGCCGATGGGGTGCCGACCGTTTTTGCTGAAATCACTGAAAGCACGAAGCTACTAGAAACGGTTGCGAAAGAAGCAAACGTCGAAATTTCTGAGCAAGAACTGTTTGCGGATGGTTTGGGAGAAGCAGGCTCTGAGGGCGATACCTACCCTAAAATGCTGGTTGCCAATACCAGGGCGATCGTCGAAGGGTTGGGTGGTCAATACACTGCTTTTCAGCCGAAGTAG
- a CDS encoding metal ABC transporter ATP-binding protein, with amino-acid sequence MLEVQRLAVNYRGVRGLEPVSFQVNPGQLVGIIGPNGAGKSTLLKALLGLVPKSGGVVHYCTCPLHQQLERVAYIPQRSQIDWDYPITVWNVVMMARTRQLGWFRSPGRAAKEIVKAALERVEMLNLRDRRIGELSGGQQQRVFLARALAQQADLFLFDEPFTGVDKKTEAVMLEVFEELRSQGKILLLSTHEWGQSLNKLDRLLLLNQCLIADGSPQQVMTPKNLHQAYGTHLGNPLHQDLETSFFC; translated from the coding sequence ATGTTAGAGGTTCAGCGGCTTGCTGTCAATTATCGAGGTGTGCGGGGGCTAGAGCCAGTGAGTTTCCAGGTGAATCCGGGGCAACTGGTGGGCATCATTGGTCCTAACGGGGCAGGCAAAAGTACGTTACTCAAAGCTCTGCTAGGCTTGGTGCCTAAGTCGGGCGGGGTAGTTCACTATTGCACCTGTCCGCTGCACCAGCAGTTAGAGCGGGTGGCGTATATTCCACAGCGATCGCAAATCGACTGGGATTATCCGATCACAGTTTGGAATGTGGTGATGATGGCACGGACTCGTCAGCTTGGATGGTTTCGTAGTCCGGGTCGGGCGGCAAAAGAAATTGTTAAAGCGGCGCTGGAACGAGTCGAAATGCTCAATCTGCGCGATCGCCGCATTGGGGAGCTTTCAGGCGGACAACAGCAGCGGGTGTTTCTCGCACGAGCTTTGGCACAACAGGCAGATTTATTCCTGTTTGATGAACCCTTTACAGGTGTGGATAAAAAAACCGAAGCCGTCATGCTAGAAGTGTTTGAGGAGTTGCGATCGCAGGGCAAAATTTTGCTCCTGAGTACCCATGAATGGGGACAGTCGCTCAATAAACTCGATCGATTACTGTTACTCAATCAATGCCTGATTGCCGATGGTTCACCGCAACAAGTGATGACTCCCAAAAATTTGCATCAAGCTTACGGCACCCATTTAGGAAACCCACTCCATCAAGATTTAGAGACATCTTTTTTCTGCTAA